The Deltaproteobacteria bacterium genomic sequence GCAGCGCGTTGTGCGTTTAAGGCATCGCCCTCTACGCCTGTGCCCTGGAGGCTTGCCCATGCAGCGGCCGCAAGTGCCATAGCCGCAATGATCGAGCCAACATAGGATTCGAAAAGGTCAGCACCCATTCCTGCAACATCACCTACGTTGTCACCAACGTTATCAGCGATAACTGCTGGGTTACGTGGATCATCTTCAGGAATACCTGCTTCAACTTTACCAACAAGGTCGGCGCCAACATCAGCTGCCTTGGTAAAGATTCCGCCGCCTACGCGTGCGAAGAGTGCGATAGACGAAGCGCCCATTGAGAAGCCGCTTACGACAGCAACAATTCGCTGCCAATCGCCGCTGATGCCGCCTACAGTTGTTTCACTCAAAAGAAGGGTCAAACCTGCTACGCCGCAAACACCGAGACCAACAACGCTCATGCCCATGACGGTTCCGCCAGAGAATGCTACGCCGAGTGCCTCAGAAAGACCGGTGCGCGCTGCGTTGGTAGTACGAACATTCGCTGAAGTTGCAATGCGCATACCGAAGTAGCCTGCGAGTGCAGAGCAAATTGCGCCTAGAATAAACGCTACAGCTACCAACCAGTGAGAGCTTGCGCTTCCGTTGTTTGCTACACCTAGCAATACGGCTACCACGAGAGCAAAAACGGCCAAGATGCGGTATTCGCGATTCAAGAACGCCATTGCGCCGTCACGAATGTGGCCAGAGATTTCACGCATTTTGTCTGTACCGACATCATGCTTGTTAACCCAGTTAGACTTCACCAATGCGAAAATCAGGGCGATAACACCTGCAACAGGTGTAAAAAAGAAGAGCTGTTGAGCTAAAGACACGTTGGTCTCCTCCAGTTGTTTATTTCGAACTTCCGTTGAATCGACTCATGGCTTCTTTCACACCATGTTCGATAATCAACTCCACGGCACTTGCCGCATCCTCGATTGATTCGTCAATGAGTTGCCGAGTTTTCTTGTCGAAAGGGGCCAGAACATGATCTGCACCTCTTTCAACCTTCGGGGGCTTTCCTATACCAAGCCGAACCCGATGAAAATCTCTTCCAAGGTGATCAATGATTGATCTCAACCCGTTATGACCACCATGGCCACCACTTGTCTTGATCTTCACCGTACCTGGGTCGAAGTCGAGTTCGTCGTGTATAACGATCAAACTCGACGGCTCCTCTTT encodes the following:
- a CDS encoding sodium-translocating pyrophosphatase is translated as MSLAQQLFFFTPVAGVIALIFALVKSNWVNKHDVGTDKMREISGHIRDGAMAFLNREYRILAVFALVVAVLLGVANNGSASSHWLVAVAFILGAICSALAGYFGMRIATSANVRTTNAARTGLSEALGVAFSGGTVMGMSVVGLGVCGVAGLTLLLSETTVGGISGDWQRIVAVVSGFSMGASSIALFARVGGGIFTKAADVGADLVGKVEAGIPEDDPRNPAVIADNVGDNVGDVAGMGADLFESYVGSIIAAMALAAAAWASLQGTGVEGDALNAQRAAIFFPLVVAAVGILVSVIGTFFVKVKEGGNPQHALDMGMYISSTLMIIATWFLTQQLLPTGVVEFAASGIVEYTATGIFSAIVAGLVAGVLIGKITEYYTSD
- a CDS encoding aminoacyl-tRNA hydrolase, producing MFLVVGLGNPGKKYDGTKHNVGFDVVDLLANRHRYPVYKAWKKGEIAKGRIAGEEVLLSKPQTFMNLSGDSVGPQLRFYKEEPSSLIVIHDELDFDPGTVKIKTSGGHGGHNGLRSIIDHLGRDFHRVRLGIGKPPKVERGADHVLAPFDKKTRQLIDESIEDAASAVELIIEHGVKEAMSRFNGSSK